One Cryobacterium roopkundense genomic region harbors:
- the ehuC gene encoding ectoine/hydroxyectoine ABC transporter permease subunit EhuC, whose amino-acid sequence MDAVFDYSGLLVQGLGVTILVTVLGAILTIVVAFIAGLCSLSTHRWLRWPATFFVEFFRGTGLLVQMFWFFYALPFLGIELAPLVAGVLALGLNEGAYAAEVVRGTIRSRAKGQTEAAIALGMTPALRMRRILIPQSIPAMLPAFGNVMVDLLKNTSLVSLVTVSDLTWRAFTARTVTGQTVELFLTILVLYYLLSLLIGWLIRYLEKRFALDRKSLAKAKPLKALAGRFSS is encoded by the coding sequence TTGGATGCCGTATTTGACTACTCGGGACTCCTTGTTCAGGGCCTGGGCGTTACCATTCTCGTCACGGTCCTCGGCGCGATCCTCACCATCGTTGTCGCGTTCATCGCGGGGCTCTGCAGCCTCTCGACCCATCGCTGGCTGCGGTGGCCGGCGACATTCTTCGTCGAATTCTTCCGCGGCACCGGGCTTCTCGTGCAGATGTTCTGGTTCTTCTACGCCTTGCCGTTCCTTGGCATCGAACTCGCCCCGCTGGTGGCCGGTGTTTTGGCGCTGGGATTGAACGAGGGCGCGTATGCAGCCGAGGTTGTGCGCGGAACCATTCGGTCCCGGGCAAAGGGACAAACCGAGGCGGCGATCGCCCTCGGCATGACGCCGGCCTTGCGGATGCGGCGCATTCTCATTCCGCAGTCGATTCCGGCCATGCTCCCCGCCTTTGGAAACGTCATGGTCGACCTGTTGAAGAACACGTCCCTCGTGTCCCTGGTCACCGTGTCGGACCTCACGTGGCGGGCGTTCACAGCCCGCACGGTGACCGGCCAGACCGTTGAACTGTTCCTCACCATCCTCGTGCTCTACTACCTGCTCTCCCTGCTGATCGGCTGGCTCATTCGTTACCTCGAAAAGCGATTCGCGCTCGACCGCAAGTCGCTCGCCAAAGCCAAACCGCTCAAGGCGCTGGCAGGAAGGTTCTCGTCATGA
- a CDS encoding flavin reductase family protein: protein MPPRDFYRLLTSVVVPRPIAWVSSTSPTGVHNLAPHSFFTVASVDPPILQFTSVGEKDTLRNIEATGNFVVNFSPVNLFEEINATGTDFAPEVSEFDQAGLTREPSLTVETPRVAESPVALECRLHRTIRMGDCTLVFGEVTHAAVSSEVLDGSHPRIELLNPLSRLGLDEWGTLGPIKEIKRIRASDWPRDFRPRA from the coding sequence ATGCCGCCGCGAGACTTTTACCGCCTTCTGACCTCGGTGGTGGTGCCGCGACCAATCGCCTGGGTGTCGAGCACGTCGCCGACTGGGGTGCACAACCTGGCTCCCCACTCGTTCTTCACCGTGGCCTCAGTCGACCCGCCGATCCTGCAATTCACGTCGGTGGGCGAGAAAGACACGCTGCGCAACATCGAAGCCACCGGAAACTTCGTCGTCAACTTCAGCCCGGTGAATCTGTTCGAGGAGATCAACGCGACGGGAACTGATTTCGCGCCCGAGGTGAGCGAGTTCGATCAGGCTGGACTCACCCGGGAGCCAAGCCTCACCGTGGAGACGCCGCGGGTCGCAGAATCCCCCGTCGCCCTCGAGTGCCGACTCCACCGAACGATCCGCATGGGCGATTGCACGCTTGTGTTCGGCGAGGTTACTCACGCGGCCGTGAGCTCGGAAGTTCTCGATGGCAGTCACCCCCGCATCGAACTGCTCAACCCGCTCTCACGCCTCGGCCTTGACGAGTGGGGAACGTTGGGGCCAATCAAGGAGATCAAACGCATCCGCGCCTCCGACTGGCCCCGGGATTTCCGCCCCCGCGCGTAG
- a CDS encoding EI24 domain-containing protein: MHPSAPPSPGLLRELGSGVGFLGRGFGMWVTSPRLMLLGALPALIVGLIYLAGIAVLAVNLGGLATWMTPFADGWGEPWRTGSRVAAGAAVVTVGILVLVYSYTAVTLLVGDPFYERIWRSVETRLGAPPTAPETGVLASLWRAIGDGARLLVPAVLLAPLFVISSLIPVVGGMLAFTLGAAVGGWILTLELTGFAFDARGFSLRDRRRMLARRRATSLGFGAATYLLFLIPFAAVFVMPAAVAGAAMLSRDALAHPPGSAVH; encoded by the coding sequence ATGCACCCCTCGGCTCCCCCGTCACCCGGCCTCCTGCGAGAACTCGGCTCTGGGGTCGGGTTTCTCGGCCGGGGTTTCGGAATGTGGGTCACCTCACCCCGACTCATGCTGCTCGGCGCGTTGCCCGCTCTCATCGTGGGCCTGATCTATCTTGCGGGGATCGCCGTGCTCGCCGTCAACCTCGGAGGACTGGCCACCTGGATGACACCGTTCGCCGACGGCTGGGGCGAGCCCTGGCGCACGGGCTCACGCGTCGCGGCCGGCGCCGCCGTGGTGACAGTGGGTATCCTCGTGCTGGTCTACAGTTACACCGCTGTCACCTTGCTGGTGGGCGACCCGTTCTACGAACGCATCTGGCGCTCGGTCGAAACCCGTCTGGGCGCTCCGCCCACCGCCCCTGAGACCGGCGTTCTGGCTTCACTGTGGCGCGCCATCGGCGACGGCGCTCGCTTACTGGTGCCTGCCGTTCTTCTCGCACCGCTGTTCGTGATCAGCAGCCTCATTCCGGTCGTGGGCGGCATGCTTGCCTTCACGCTCGGCGCGGCCGTCGGGGGTTGGATCCTCACGCTCGAACTCACCGGCTTCGCCTTCGATGCCCGGGGGTTCTCGCTTCGCGACAGGCGACGGATGCTGGCCCGCCGTCGTGCGACCAGCCTCGGCTTCGGCGCCGCCACCTACCTGCTGTTCCTCATCCCGTTTGCGGCGGTCTTTGTGATGCCGGCGGCCGTGGCCGGTGCGGCGATGCTGAGCCGCGACGCGCTGGCACACCCTCCGGGGTCGGCTGTGCACTAG
- a CDS encoding LysR family transcriptional regulator, translating to MLDIRKLRMLSELNRLGTVAAVAASMHLTGPGVSMQLAALEREVGLPLTERHGRTLRLTPAGVLLAQHGADLVDRLALAEMEVAALREGSAGTYRVAAFPSIARSVVADTWATLIAQPEIGLRIELLELEPHDSLPALANGDVTLALTHSYSNMAIGDLNGCVVTPIAREQVWLALPSSEGGSPGKEMTLSDYATHDWILPHDRNWACHEMVQRACGLAGFAPRAVAEAVDFGVILSLISAGAGVALVPELTVAHLPDNVTLHPLSVPIYRHDYVVTREATDADPGVRRLRSLFAASASRLVPQTRTKFTQ from the coding sequence GTGTTAGACATCCGTAAGCTTCGCATGCTGTCCGAGTTGAATCGACTCGGCACCGTTGCCGCCGTCGCCGCGTCAATGCACCTCACCGGCCCCGGTGTCTCCATGCAGCTCGCAGCCCTCGAGCGCGAGGTGGGGCTGCCGCTCACGGAACGTCACGGCCGCACCCTTCGCCTGACGCCAGCCGGTGTGCTCCTCGCCCAACACGGCGCCGACCTTGTGGATCGACTCGCCCTAGCCGAAATGGAGGTTGCCGCCCTGCGGGAAGGCTCGGCCGGTACCTACAGGGTGGCCGCGTTCCCGTCGATCGCCCGCTCCGTCGTCGCCGACACCTGGGCCACCCTCATCGCGCAGCCCGAGATCGGTCTGCGCATCGAACTTCTCGAACTTGAGCCTCACGACTCCTTGCCCGCGCTGGCCAACGGCGATGTCACTCTGGCCCTCACCCACTCGTACTCCAACATGGCGATCGGCGACCTCAATGGCTGCGTGGTGACCCCGATCGCCCGGGAGCAGGTTTGGCTCGCACTTCCGTCATCCGAAGGAGGCTCCCCTGGCAAGGAGATGACCCTGAGCGACTACGCAACCCACGACTGGATTCTTCCGCACGACAGGAACTGGGCCTGCCACGAAATGGTCCAGCGAGCCTGTGGGCTCGCCGGATTCGCACCGCGCGCGGTGGCCGAGGCCGTCGATTTCGGTGTCATCCTGTCGCTCATCTCGGCCGGGGCGGGCGTTGCTCTCGTGCCGGAGCTGACCGTCGCCCACCTGCCCGACAACGTCACCCTGCATCCGTTGTCGGTGCCCATCTACCGGCACGACTATGTGGTCACGCGCGAGGCAACGGATGCCGATCCCGGCGTCCGGCGTCTCCGCTCCCTTTTCGCGGCCTCGGCATCGCGCCTCGTGCCACAGACCCGTACGAAATTCACCCAGTGA
- a CDS encoding Asp/Glu/hydantoin racemase, with protein MAKTTHHNEIPLGPPTHIGIGVVAPHDMALDAELWRWVPPQASLFFARTPFDPLPVTLEMVESLGDETGIRSTAQQLMTIAPTVYAYACTSGSFANGRAGERAVAAALMSAGGAPAVTASGAIVSALGHLGVNRVAIATPYDAEITIRLQDFLIESSVAVTGIAHLGMDANMWTVPYRRTAELIRLADSPEAQAIVVSCTNLPTYDLIAPLERELGKPIISANQATMWAALALCDLPAVGPGQRLLARPRPTTRD; from the coding sequence TTGGCGAAAACGACGCACCACAACGAGATTCCCCTCGGGCCCCCGACACACATCGGCATCGGGGTCGTGGCACCCCATGACATGGCCCTCGATGCCGAACTCTGGCGGTGGGTACCTCCGCAAGCCTCCCTCTTCTTTGCTCGCACACCGTTCGACCCACTGCCGGTTACATTGGAGATGGTGGAGTCTCTCGGCGACGAAACCGGAATCCGCTCCACGGCACAGCAGCTGATGACCATTGCGCCCACGGTGTACGCCTACGCGTGCACATCGGGCAGCTTCGCCAACGGGCGCGCCGGCGAGCGGGCGGTGGCCGCGGCCCTGATGTCCGCCGGAGGCGCACCCGCCGTAACGGCATCGGGGGCCATCGTCTCGGCCCTCGGACATCTCGGCGTCAACCGGGTCGCCATTGCAACGCCCTACGACGCTGAAATCACCATCCGCCTGCAGGACTTCCTGATTGAGAGTTCGGTCGCCGTGACCGGCATCGCCCACCTGGGCATGGACGCCAACATGTGGACCGTGCCCTACCGTCGCACCGCGGAACTCATCCGCCTCGCCGACTCACCGGAGGCCCAGGCGATCGTGGTGTCGTGCACGAACCTTCCCACCTACGACCTCATCGCTCCCCTGGAGCGCGAATTGGGCAAGCCGATCATCTCCGCCAACCAGGCCACAATGTGGGCGGCGCTCGCCCTGTGCGACCTTCCGGCAGTCGGCCCGGGGCAACGCCTCCTGGCGCGGCCCCGGCCGACCACGCGGGACTAG
- the ehuB gene encoding ectoine/hydroxyectoine ABC transporter substrate-binding protein EhuB — MIRQYSRSAAMRGVGVIAAGLLLAGSLSACSTTTASDAGTDVSTLQNGKDLGYLRVGIANEPPYTEVNADGSVHGGEPDVLREVLKTMGIGEIQGIITPYDAMIPGLNANRWDVVAAGLFMKQSRCAAVAYSEPIIVSTESYGTPVGNPKNITTLADIQENTDLKIAVLSGGFEEGILKTIELPQDQIVLVKDSRSGMEAVTANRADAFLLPTLSLRSLVQQDPSIEVTDPIEDAPRTGSGAAFRKGDTELLAEYNKQLAIFKETQAYTDIMVKWGFDPEAAKGVTAAELCENEG; from the coding sequence ATGATTCGACAGTATTCGCGCAGCGCGGCAATGCGTGGGGTTGGCGTCATCGCGGCAGGCCTGCTTCTGGCCGGAAGCCTCAGTGCCTGTTCGACCACGACCGCGAGCGATGCCGGCACCGACGTCAGTACCCTTCAGAACGGAAAGGACCTCGGCTACCTGCGCGTCGGGATCGCCAACGAACCGCCGTACACCGAGGTGAACGCCGACGGGTCCGTGCACGGCGGCGAGCCCGACGTGCTGCGAGAGGTCTTGAAGACTATGGGGATCGGCGAGATCCAGGGCATCATCACCCCGTACGACGCCATGATCCCCGGCCTCAACGCCAACCGCTGGGACGTGGTGGCCGCCGGCCTCTTCATGAAGCAGTCCCGGTGCGCGGCGGTCGCCTATTCAGAGCCCATCATCGTCTCCACGGAGTCGTACGGCACTCCGGTCGGCAACCCGAAGAACATCACCACCCTCGCCGACATCCAGGAGAATACCGATCTCAAGATCGCCGTACTCTCCGGAGGCTTCGAAGAGGGAATCCTCAAGACCATCGAGCTTCCCCAGGACCAGATCGTGCTCGTGAAGGACAGCCGCAGCGGCATGGAGGCGGTCACCGCCAACCGTGCCGACGCCTTCCTGCTGCCGACCCTCTCGCTCCGCTCGCTCGTTCAACAGGACCCGAGCATCGAGGTGACCGACCCCATCGAGGACGCGCCGCGCACGGGTTCCGGAGCGGCATTCCGCAAGGGCGACACCGAGTTGCTCGCGGAGTACAACAAGCAGCTGGCCATCTTCAAGGAGACGCAGGCCTACACGGACATCATGGTCAAGTGGGGCTTTGACCCCGAGGCCGCCAAGGGCGTCACCGCCGCCGAGCTCTGCGAGAACGAGGGCTAG
- a CDS encoding MDR family MFS transporter: MTERTLPPLSPEATQAPPFVDGPVRDDSARNRLVISLLLVSAFVVILNETIMGVAMPHLMTDLSITASAAQWLTTAFMLTMAVVIPITGFLLQRFNTRPVFIAAMTLFSLGTLIAALAPGFEVLLLGRVVQASGTAIMMPLLMTTVMTLVAPASRGKTMGNISIVISVAPAIGPTISGIILSVLDWRWMFILVLPIAIGALLLGAARIQNVTTPRQVPIDTFSIVLSAFGFGGLVYGLSNLGSTGESGAAAGIVPLVIGVLALALFVLRQLTLQRTDRALLDLRTFQSRTFTVAIIMLGLSMMALFGTIILLPIYMQNVLGLDALATGLLLLPGGITMGVLAPFVGRIYDKFGPTVLLAPGSIIVSGALWSMTLMGESTAPSLLMTAHISLSVGLALIFTPLFTAGLASLRPKLYSHGSAVVGTVQQLAGAAGTALFIAVMASQSAGLIADGVNEVTATAAGVQSAFVYGAVISLFAIPLAFFVRRSPVTANEPAPMAH, from the coding sequence ATGACCGAGCGCACCCTTCCCCCTCTCTCGCCGGAGGCGACCCAGGCTCCGCCCTTCGTCGACGGCCCGGTTCGGGACGACTCGGCGCGCAACCGCCTGGTCATCTCCCTGCTGCTGGTCTCGGCATTCGTGGTCATCCTGAACGAGACGATCATGGGCGTGGCGATGCCGCACCTCATGACCGACCTCAGCATCACCGCGTCCGCTGCCCAGTGGCTCACGACCGCATTCATGCTCACCATGGCGGTGGTCATCCCCATCACAGGTTTCCTGCTGCAGCGATTCAATACCCGCCCCGTGTTCATCGCCGCAATGACGCTTTTCAGCCTGGGAACGCTCATCGCGGCGCTCGCTCCGGGCTTCGAAGTTCTGCTCCTTGGCCGCGTCGTGCAGGCCAGTGGCACTGCCATCATGATGCCGCTGCTCATGACCACGGTCATGACCCTCGTTGCTCCCGCCTCGCGTGGCAAGACGATGGGTAACATCTCCATCGTCATCTCGGTGGCTCCCGCCATCGGCCCCACCATCTCGGGCATCATCCTGAGCGTGCTGGATTGGCGCTGGATGTTCATCCTGGTGCTGCCCATCGCTATCGGCGCTCTACTGCTCGGCGCCGCGCGCATCCAGAACGTCACCACGCCGCGCCAGGTGCCGATCGACACGTTCTCGATCGTCCTCTCCGCATTCGGGTTCGGTGGGCTCGTCTACGGCCTCAGCAACCTGGGTTCGACCGGCGAGTCCGGGGCCGCCGCCGGCATCGTTCCTCTCGTGATCGGCGTACTCGCCCTCGCCCTGTTCGTGCTCCGTCAGCTCACTCTGCAGCGCACCGACCGGGCGCTGCTCGACCTGCGCACGTTCCAGTCGCGCACCTTCACCGTGGCCATTATCATGCTCGGCCTGAGCATGATGGCCCTGTTCGGCACCATCATCCTGCTTCCGATCTATATGCAGAACGTGCTGGGCCTGGACGCCCTCGCCACCGGCCTGCTGCTTCTTCCCGGCGGCATCACCATGGGTGTTCTCGCGCCGTTCGTCGGTCGCATCTACGACAAGTTCGGCCCTACGGTGCTGCTCGCCCCCGGCTCGATCATCGTCAGCGGCGCGCTCTGGTCGATGACGCTGATGGGCGAGTCCACGGCGCCGTCCCTGTTAATGACGGCCCACATTTCGTTGAGCGTGGGGCTCGCGCTCATCTTCACGCCGCTCTTCACCGCCGGCCTCGCGTCCCTGCGCCCCAAGCTCTACTCGCACGGCAGCGCCGTGGTGGGAACAGTTCAGCAGCTCGCCGGTGCCGCGGGAACAGCCCTCTTCATCGCCGTGATGGCTTCACAGTCTGCCGGTCTGATCGCAGACGGCGTGAACGAGGTCACCGCGACGGCTGCCGGGGTTCAGTCTGCATTCGTGTACGGCGCGGTCATCTCCCTGTTCGCGATCCCGCTCGCCTTCTTCGTGCGTCGCAGCCCGGTGACGGCGAACGAACCGGCACCGATGGCACACTAG
- a CDS encoding DUF3830 family protein: protein MARYITVTLETRGVSCLARLLDDEAPRTAAAVWDALPLSSAVFHGKYARNEIYNLVPAFAPVEPGKENTTITPIPGDLCYFEFDANDLATPSHGYTTGEGPQKLSKIIDLALFYGRNNLLINGDQGWVPGNVFGTIVEGLEEMAIACQDVWMGGARGEVLTFARSDRT, encoded by the coding sequence ATGGCTCGCTACATCACCGTCACGCTCGAAACTCGAGGCGTCAGCTGCCTGGCACGACTGCTTGACGACGAGGCCCCGCGTACGGCGGCCGCTGTTTGGGACGCCCTGCCCCTGTCTTCGGCCGTGTTCCACGGTAAGTACGCCCGCAACGAGATTTACAACCTCGTCCCGGCTTTCGCGCCTGTCGAGCCCGGCAAGGAAAACACCACCATCACGCCGATCCCCGGAGACCTCTGCTACTTCGAATTCGACGCCAACGATCTGGCGACACCTTCACACGGGTACACCACCGGCGAAGGTCCTCAGAAACTCAGCAAAATCATCGATCTGGCCCTCTTCTACGGCCGCAACAACCTCTTGATCAACGGCGATCAAGGTTGGGTGCCGGGAAACGTCTTTGGAACAATCGTCGAAGGACTAGAGGAGATGGCCATTGCCTGTCAGGACGTGTGGATGGGAGGCGCCCGCGGCGAAGTCCTGACCTTCGCCCGCTCCGACCGCACCTGA
- a CDS encoding D-2-hydroxyacid dehydrogenase has translation MSAARPVLVVLYKDDLPDCMPLIEAAAEVRYVRAAELATAIPGADALLLWDFFSSAVEDVWAHADSLRWIHVAAAGVDKLLFDGLRQSGVVVTNSRGIFDRPIAEFVLGGILAMAKDLPGSLRRQRDGVWEHRETDRIDNANALIVGTGSIGRETARLLRAVGMRIEGVGRTARTNDADFGTVHASADIESVVGEHDYVVLIAPLTDATRGLVDASVLAAMKPSARLINVGRGELVHEGALADALSQGVIAGAALDVFSTEPLPATSPLWRLENVLISAHLSGDAAGWLERLSALFADNFGRYTAGAELLNVVDKELGFVPGG, from the coding sequence GTGAGCGCCGCCCGTCCCGTGCTCGTCGTGCTGTACAAGGACGACCTGCCCGACTGCATGCCCCTGATCGAGGCCGCTGCCGAGGTGCGCTATGTGCGCGCCGCGGAACTCGCCACGGCGATCCCTGGCGCAGATGCCTTGCTGCTGTGGGACTTCTTCTCGTCGGCCGTCGAAGACGTCTGGGCGCACGCGGACTCGCTCAGATGGATCCACGTGGCCGCGGCCGGAGTCGACAAGCTCCTGTTCGACGGGCTGCGCCAGTCGGGCGTCGTCGTCACGAACTCCCGCGGCATCTTTGACCGGCCCATCGCTGAATTCGTGCTCGGCGGCATCCTGGCGATGGCCAAGGACCTGCCCGGGTCTCTGCGCCGCCAGCGGGACGGCGTCTGGGAGCACCGGGAAACGGATCGCATCGACAACGCGAACGCGCTCATCGTGGGCACCGGATCCATCGGTCGGGAGACGGCGCGGTTGCTGCGCGCCGTCGGAATGCGGATCGAGGGCGTGGGACGAACGGCACGAACCAACGACGCCGACTTCGGAACGGTTCATGCCTCCGCCGACATCGAGTCCGTGGTGGGCGAGCACGACTATGTCGTGCTGATCGCTCCCTTGACGGACGCAACCCGCGGGCTCGTCGACGCGTCGGTCCTGGCCGCCATGAAGCCGAGCGCACGCCTCATCAACGTGGGGCGGGGCGAACTCGTGCACGAGGGAGCCCTTGCGGATGCGCTGAGCCAGGGCGTCATTGCCGGTGCGGCGCTCGACGTTTTCAGCACGGAGCCACTTCCGGCCACGAGCCCGCTCTGGCGGCTGGAGAACGTGTTGATCTCGGCGCACCTCAGCGGAGACGCTGCCGGCTGGCTCGAACGGTTATCGGCACTCTTCGCCGACAACTTCGGCCGTTATACCGCCGGAGCCGAGCTTCTCAACGTGGTCGACAAGGAGCTCGGCTTCGTACCCGGGGGATAG
- a CDS encoding maleate cis-trans isomerase family protein gives MTTQAAVPSVGLLYPGMGADDDFPFLEQATSGAIRLPLVRTAGGDVAHLVDELLAVGGSENLLAGARELAGEAPDSIMWACTSGSFVYGWQGAHDQAAEVSRASGVPASSTSIAFAQACRALSIDKVAVAASYPDDLAQHFKRFLADAGISVVSFQSNDIATAGEVGLLGLPEILAMARAADHPDAQAILIPDTAMHSLQFVNELEAALGKTVLTANQVTVWEGLRIADRTLTLNSLGTLFR, from the coding sequence ATGACAACCCAGGCCGCAGTACCCAGCGTTGGACTCCTCTATCCGGGCATGGGCGCCGACGACGACTTTCCTTTCCTCGAACAGGCCACATCCGGGGCCATTCGGCTGCCCCTCGTGCGCACGGCCGGCGGCGACGTCGCCCACCTGGTCGACGAGCTGCTGGCCGTCGGCGGATCAGAGAACCTGCTCGCCGGCGCGCGGGAGCTGGCCGGCGAGGCGCCCGATTCCATCATGTGGGCCTGCACCTCCGGAAGCTTCGTGTACGGCTGGCAGGGTGCGCACGACCAGGCCGCAGAGGTCAGCCGCGCCAGCGGTGTCCCCGCATCATCCACGTCCATCGCGTTCGCCCAGGCCTGCCGCGCGCTCTCCATCGACAAGGTTGCCGTCGCCGCGAGTTACCCCGACGACCTCGCCCAGCACTTCAAGCGATTCCTCGCTGACGCCGGCATCTCGGTCGTCTCGTTCCAGAGCAATGACATCGCCACTGCCGGGGAGGTCGGCCTGCTGGGCCTGCCCGAGATCCTCGCCATGGCTCGCGCGGCCGATCACCCGGACGCGCAGGCGATCCTGATCCCGGACACGGCCATGCACTCGCTCCAGTTCGTCAACGAACTGGAGGCTGCCCTCGGCAAGACCGTGCTGACTGCGAACCAGGTCACCGTCTGGGAAGGCCTCCGAATCGCCGACCGCACGCTGACGCTCAACTCGCTCGGCACCCTCTTCCGCTAA
- the ehuA gene encoding ectoine/hydroxyectoine ABC transporter ATP-binding protein EhuA, translating into MSPNTETLKTLNSTGAPRDVEISFAQVSKAWGDNHVLRGLDLEVKAGEKVSIIGPSGSGKTTILRILMTLETPDVGLVTVGGDVLWDAKPGVKNKETKQTQKTRRKVGMVFQQFNLFPHLTVLENVIEAPIHVLGISKQEATERAVDLLELVGLQEHMKHTPPELSGGQQQRVAIARALAMRPRVMLFDEPTSALDPELIGEVLNVIRRLATTTDMTMLMVTHEMRFAQEISDRVVMFDKGVVVEQGPPDQIFKDPQEERTQRFLKAVTSY; encoded by the coding sequence TTGTCCCCCAACACTGAAACGCTGAAGACCCTCAACAGCACCGGCGCCCCGCGCGACGTCGAGATCTCCTTCGCCCAGGTGAGCAAGGCCTGGGGAGACAATCACGTTCTGCGCGGCCTCGACCTGGAGGTCAAGGCCGGGGAGAAGGTGTCCATCATCGGGCCGTCGGGCTCGGGAAAGACCACCATCCTGCGCATCCTGATGACGCTCGAGACGCCCGACGTCGGGCTGGTCACAGTGGGTGGTGACGTTCTCTGGGACGCCAAGCCCGGCGTGAAGAACAAGGAGACGAAGCAGACGCAGAAGACCCGTCGCAAGGTCGGTATGGTCTTCCAGCAATTTAATCTCTTCCCGCATCTGACCGTGCTCGAGAACGTGATCGAGGCGCCCATCCACGTGCTGGGAATCTCGAAGCAGGAGGCGACCGAGCGTGCCGTTGACCTGTTGGAGCTCGTCGGCCTGCAGGAACACATGAAGCACACCCCGCCCGAGCTGTCCGGCGGCCAGCAGCAGCGGGTGGCCATCGCGCGTGCGCTGGCGATGCGCCCCCGCGTGATGCTCTTCGACGAGCCGACGTCGGCCCTCGATCCCGAGCTGATCGGTGAGGTGCTGAACGTGATCCGCCGGCTCGCCACGACGACGGACATGACCATGCTCATGGTCACCCACGAGATGAGGTTCGCGCAGGAGATTTCCGACCGCGTGGTGATGTTCGACAAGGGCGTTGTGGTCGAGCAGGGCCCGCCCGACCAGATTTTTAAGGACCCGCAGGAAGAACGAACCCAGCGCTTCCTCAAGGCGGTGACGTCCTACTAG
- the ehuD gene encoding ectoine/hydroxyectoine ABC transporter permease subunit EhuD, with translation MSVWDTAFAISIMPILLKGLWLTIQITLVGFVISLVVGLVVAVIRYLKIPIISPLATFYVSFVRGAPLLVQAYVAFYVLPLLGVTFDALPTGIVVIGLNYSAYTAEVYRAGIEQLHKGQWEAATALSLPRWRTWVRIVIPQAVRPIIPVLGNYLIMMFKDSAILSSITIIELLGSALSIGSSYYRYLEPISIIGLMYLAISFPCSLLIKKLERRFVPQH, from the coding sequence ATGAGTGTCTGGGACACCGCATTCGCCATCTCGATCATGCCGATCCTGCTCAAGGGACTCTGGCTGACCATCCAGATCACCCTCGTGGGATTCGTCATCAGCCTGGTTGTCGGCCTGGTGGTCGCCGTCATCCGGTACCTGAAGATTCCGATCATCTCGCCGCTGGCCACCTTCTACGTGTCGTTCGTGCGAGGAGCACCGCTGCTCGTGCAGGCCTACGTTGCCTTCTACGTGTTGCCGTTGCTCGGTGTCACCTTCGACGCCCTGCCCACCGGAATCGTGGTGATCGGGCTGAACTACAGCGCTTACACGGCGGAGGTGTATCGCGCCGGCATCGAACAGCTCCACAAGGGGCAGTGGGAGGCCGCGACGGCGTTGAGTCTTCCGCGCTGGCGCACCTGGGTGCGCATCGTGATTCCGCAGGCCGTTCGACCCATCATCCCCGTACTCGGAAACTACCTGATCATGATGTTCAAGGACTCGGCGATCCTGTCGTCGATCACCATCATCGAGTTGCTGGGATCTGCCCTGTCGATCGGGAGCAGCTACTACCGCTATCTCGAGCCCATCTCAATCATCGGCCTGATGTATCTCGCCATCAGCTTCCCGTGTTCACTTCTCATCAAGAAACTGGAGCGTCGTTTTGTCCCCCAACACTGA